A window from Nyctibius grandis isolate bNycGra1 unplaced genomic scaffold, bNycGra1.pri scaffold_99_arrow_ctg1, whole genome shotgun sequence encodes these proteins:
- the REC8 gene encoding meiotic recombination protein REC8 homolog isoform X2, whose amino-acid sequence MFYYPEVLQRHTGCFGTIWLAATCSSRVRRGEYLGVDVPRTCAAVEAFVSGRGGWEEPPPPPRGAAPPVLPVPGGAAGAGAGAGLRAAVPAAARGDHAGAGAAEPGANDPQHRHGPPPGAAAGARRPGADGGAGAGARPLLRGDGAGAAQPHGAAPGAAAAGGAAPPRGDPAPPGAPPGGVPRTHHAAGARAHRPAGARGGAAGGDGAGAGAAGGGGGGAAGPRCGHLGGTWGAGGGTWGAQGPPRVPAPQRRSPGPTVEEVPEVPAPPPPVALIPPEELPLPPLPPEVVPPRRRRPPHIDPQPQIPHEEFRAQLQRPHAHCRDLIPPHTPHRCCWSRPTGAAAPRGSCCAPRPAVSPGGGAGGPGPTSMGPSPTSMGPSPTRRPCPTAWLPPELRGLWDRCARPPPAPPAPPPELPSEVEVPREALEPTLPTLPPSEVSVELLEEETRLLPPEERR is encoded by the exons cgCGGCGGTGGAGGCGTTCGTGAGCGGCCGTGGGGGCTGGGAggagccgcccccccccccccggggcgcCGCCCCCCCGGTGCTCCCTGTACCTGGCGgcgcagctggggctggggctggcgcGGGTCTACGAGCGGCAGTGCCGGCTGCTGCTCG AGGAGACCACGCAGGTGCTGGTGCGGCTGAGCCGGGTGCAAATGATCCTCAACATCGACATGGGCCCCCCCCGGGG gctgcagctggtgcCCGACGCCCGGGAGCAGATGGCGGCGCTGGAGCTGGCGCCCGACCCCTTCTTCGGGGTGATGGTGCCggggctgcccagccccacggcGCTGCCCCAG GTGCGgcggctgctggaggagctgccccCCCCCGAGGAGATCCCGCCCCCCCCGG CGCCCCCCCTGGAGGTGTCCCCCGAACGCATCACGCTGCGGGAGCCAGAGCCCATCGTCCTGCCGGAGCTCGAG gaggagctgccgGAGGTGACGGCgcgggagctggagctgctggcggAGGTGGAGGCGGAGCTGCCGGTCCCCGGTGCGGGCACTTGGGGGGCacttggggggctggggggggcactTGGGGGGCTCAGGGCCCCCCCCgggtcccagccccacagcgtCGCTCTCCCGGCCCCACAGTGGAGGAAGTCCCAGAGGTGCcggcgccgcccccgcccgtGG CCCTGATACCCCCCGAGgagctgccgctgccgccgctgccccctGAG gtcGTCCccccccggcgccgccgcccgccccacATCGACCCCCAGCCCCAGATCCCCCACGAGGAGTTCCGGGCCCAGCTCCAGCGGCCCCACGCCCACTGCCGGGACCTG atccccccacacacaccccacaggtgctgctggagcCGCCCCACaggcgccgccgccccccgagGGAGCTGCTGCGCGCCCCGACCAGCGGTGAGCCccggggggggtgctgggggtcccggCCCCACATCTATgggtcccagccccacatctatgggtcccagccccacacgccgcccctgccccacagcctggcTGCCCCCCGAGTTACGGGGCCTGTGGGACCGctgcgcccgcccgccccccgcgccccccgcgccccccccggAGCTGCCCAGCGAGGTGGAG GTGCCGCGAGAGGCGCTGGAGCCCACCCTGCCCACGCTGCCCCCCTCGG AGGTGTCcgtggagctgctggaggaggagaccCGGCTGCTGCCCCCCGAGGAGCGACGGTGa
- the REC8 gene encoding meiotic recombination protein REC8 homolog isoform X4, with translation MFYYPEVLQRHTGCFGTIWLAATCSSRVRRGEYLGVDVPRTCAAVEAFVSGRGGWEEPPPPPRGAAPPVLPVPGGAAGAGAGAGLRAAVPAAARGDHAGAGAAEPGANDPQHRHGPPPGAAAGARRPGADGGAGAGARPLLRGDGAGAAQPHGAAPGAAAAGGAAPPRGDPAPPGAPPGGVPRTHHAAGARAHRPAGARGGAAGGDGAGAGAAGGGGGGAAGPRCGHLGGTWGAGGGTWGAQGPPRVPAPQRRSPGPTVEEVPEVPAPPPPVALIPPEELPLPPLPPEVVPPRRRRPPHIDPQPQIPHEEFRAQLQRPHAHCRDLVLLEPPHRRRRPPRELLRAPTSAWLPPELRGLWDRCARPPPAPPAPPPELPSEVEVPREALEPTLPTLPPSEVSVELLEEETRLLPPEERR, from the exons cgCGGCGGTGGAGGCGTTCGTGAGCGGCCGTGGGGGCTGGGAggagccgcccccccccccccggggcgcCGCCCCCCCGGTGCTCCCTGTACCTGGCGgcgcagctggggctggggctggcgcGGGTCTACGAGCGGCAGTGCCGGCTGCTGCTCG AGGAGACCACGCAGGTGCTGGTGCGGCTGAGCCGGGTGCAAATGATCCTCAACATCGACATGGGCCCCCCCCGGGG gctgcagctggtgcCCGACGCCCGGGAGCAGATGGCGGCGCTGGAGCTGGCGCCCGACCCCTTCTTCGGGGTGATGGTGCCggggctgcccagccccacggcGCTGCCCCAG GTGCGgcggctgctggaggagctgccccCCCCCGAGGAGATCCCGCCCCCCCCGG CGCCCCCCCTGGAGGTGTCCCCCGAACGCATCACGCTGCGGGAGCCAGAGCCCATCGTCCTGCCGGAGCTCGAG gaggagctgccgGAGGTGACGGCgcgggagctggagctgctggcggAGGTGGAGGCGGAGCTGCCGGTCCCCGGTGCGGGCACTTGGGGGGCacttggggggctggggggggcactTGGGGGGCTCAGGGCCCCCCCCgggtcccagccccacagcgtCGCTCTCCCGGCCCCACAGTGGAGGAAGTCCCAGAGGTGCcggcgccgcccccgcccgtGG CCCTGATACCCCCCGAGgagctgccgctgccgccgctgccccctGAG gtcGTCCccccccggcgccgccgcccgccccacATCGACCCCCAGCCCCAGATCCCCCACGAGGAGTTCCGGGCCCAGCTCCAGCGGCCCCACGCCCACTGCCGGGACCTG gtgctgctggagcCGCCCCACaggcgccgccgccccccgagGGAGCTGCTGCGCGCCCCGACCAGCG cctggcTGCCCCCCGAGTTACGGGGCCTGTGGGACCGctgcgcccgcccgccccccgcgccccccgcgccccccccggAGCTGCCCAGCGAGGTGGAG GTGCCGCGAGAGGCGCTGGAGCCCACCCTGCCCACGCTGCCCCCCTCGG AGGTGTCcgtggagctgctggaggaggagaccCGGCTGCTGCCCCCCGAGGAGCGACGGTGa
- the LOC137677564 gene encoding NEDD8 isoform X4 has protein sequence MLIKVKTLTGKEIEIDIEPTDKVERIKERVEEKEGIPPQQQRLIYSGKQMNDEKTAADYKIQGGSVLHLVLALRGGGAAR, from the exons ATGCTGATCAAAGtgaag acgCTGACGGGGAAGGAGATCGAGATCGACATCGAGCCGACGGACAAG GTGGAGCGGATCAAGGAGcgggtggaggagaaggaggggatccccccgcagcagcagcggcTCATCTACAGCGGGAAGCAGAT GAACGATGAGAAGACGGCGGCCGACTACAAGATCCAGGGCGGCTCCGTGCTCCACCTGGTGCTGGCCCTgcgagggggcggggccgcgcggtga
- the LOC137677564 gene encoding TERF1-interacting nuclear factor 2 isoform X1: MAGKGIRRRSPAPAPPPAAALRLALAGAWRALRGRSPAQFPRVLGLLEAVGRAAPGAVTFLHGARLRLGLRAAVVVWMLREAEPDGKILDAVDTFFPEGEPLPGHAHAAPRELEMVAEAQESFREMALELLGDRARREAYLQGPAEREYGERFLAALEGLLYEFLRRVESGLPPPEIDQLHELLWRHAPSGPRPPGQPILSQYLCDMGHAGQLPRPLAARAPPTRVQRQRLGGGRAATEKGPDPTHFRPRPAPPDADGEGDRDRHRADGQGGADQGAGGGEGGDPPAAAAAHLQREADER, from the exons ATGGCGGGAAAAGGCATCCG GAGGAGGAGCccggcgccggccccgccccccgccgcggcgctGCGGTTGGCCCTGGCGGGGGCGTGGCGCGCGCTGCGGGGGCGGAGCCCGGCCCAGTTCCcgcgggtgctggggctgctggaggccGTGGGGCGGGCGGCCCCCGGCGCCGTGACCTTCCTGCACGGCGCCCGCCTGCGCCTCGGCCTGCGCGCCGCC GTGGTGGTCTGGATGCTGCGGGAGGCGGAGCCCGACGGGAAGATCCTGGACGCCGTCGACACCTTCTTCCCCGAGGGGGAGCCGCTGCCCGGCCACGCCCACGCC GCCCCCCGGGAGCTGGAGATGGTGGCGGAGGCGCAGGAGAGCTTCCGGGAGATGGCGCTGGAGCTGCTGGGCGACCGCGCGCGCCGCGAGGCCTACCTGCAG ggCCCGGCGGAGCGGGAGTACGGGGAGCGGTTCCTGGCGGCGCTCGAGGGGCTCCTGTACGAGTTCCTGCGGCGGGTGGAGAGCGGGCTGCCCCCCCCCGAGATAGACCAG cTCCATGAGCTGCTCTGGAGACACGCCCCCTccgggccccgcccccccggccAGCCAATCCTGAGCCAGTACCTGTGCGACATGGGCCACGCCG GTCAGTTGCCCCGCCCCCTGGCTGCCAGAGCCCCGCCCACACG CGTTCAGAGGCAGCGACTCGGAGGAGGACGGGCGGCCACGGAGAAAG gtCCGGACCCGACCCATTTccgccctcgccccgcccccccc gacgCTGACGGGGAAGGAGATCGAGATCGACATCGAGCCGACGGACAAG GTGGAGCGGATCAAGGAGcgggtggaggagaaggaggggatccccccgcagcagcagcggcTCATCTACAGCGGGAAGCAGAT GAACGATGA
- the REC8 gene encoding meiotic recombination protein REC8 homolog isoform X3, with translation MFYYPEVLQRHTGCFGTIWLAATCSSRVRRGEYLGVDVPRTCAAVEAFVSGRGGWEEPPPPPRGAAPPVLPVPGGAAGAGAGAGLRAAVPAAARGDHAGAGAAEPGANDPQHRHGPPPGAAAGARRPGADGGAGAGARPLLRGDGAGAAQPHGAAPGAAAAGGAAPPRGDPAPPGAPPGGVPRTHHAAGARAHRPAGARGGAAGGDGAGAGAAGGGGGGAAGPRCGHLGGTWGAGGGTWGAQGPPRVPAPQRRSPGPTVEEVPEVPAPPPPVALIPPEELPLPPLPPEVVPPRRRRPPHIDPQPQIPHEEFRAQLQRPHAHCRDLIPPHTPHRCCWSRPTGAAAPRGSCCAPRPAPGCPPSYGACGTAAPARPPRPPRPPRSCPARWRCRERRWSPPCPRCPPRVSDVGQLRGGCGALWGSHGVLWVAMGPAAPEVSVELLEEETRLLPPEERR, from the exons cgCGGCGGTGGAGGCGTTCGTGAGCGGCCGTGGGGGCTGGGAggagccgcccccccccccccggggcgcCGCCCCCCCGGTGCTCCCTGTACCTGGCGgcgcagctggggctggggctggcgcGGGTCTACGAGCGGCAGTGCCGGCTGCTGCTCG AGGAGACCACGCAGGTGCTGGTGCGGCTGAGCCGGGTGCAAATGATCCTCAACATCGACATGGGCCCCCCCCGGGG gctgcagctggtgcCCGACGCCCGGGAGCAGATGGCGGCGCTGGAGCTGGCGCCCGACCCCTTCTTCGGGGTGATGGTGCCggggctgcccagccccacggcGCTGCCCCAG GTGCGgcggctgctggaggagctgccccCCCCCGAGGAGATCCCGCCCCCCCCGG CGCCCCCCCTGGAGGTGTCCCCCGAACGCATCACGCTGCGGGAGCCAGAGCCCATCGTCCTGCCGGAGCTCGAG gaggagctgccgGAGGTGACGGCgcgggagctggagctgctggcggAGGTGGAGGCGGAGCTGCCGGTCCCCGGTGCGGGCACTTGGGGGGCacttggggggctggggggggcactTGGGGGGCTCAGGGCCCCCCCCgggtcccagccccacagcgtCGCTCTCCCGGCCCCACAGTGGAGGAAGTCCCAGAGGTGCcggcgccgcccccgcccgtGG CCCTGATACCCCCCGAGgagctgccgctgccgccgctgccccctGAG gtcGTCCccccccggcgccgccgcccgccccacATCGACCCCCAGCCCCAGATCCCCCACGAGGAGTTCCGGGCCCAGCTCCAGCGGCCCCACGCCCACTGCCGGGACCTG atccccccacacacaccccacaggtgctgctggagcCGCCCCACaggcgccgccgccccccgagGGAGCTGCTGCGCGCCCCGACCAGCG cctggcTGCCCCCCGAGTTACGGGGCCTGTGGGACCGctgcgcccgcccgccccccgcgccccccgcgccccccccggAGCTGCCCAGCGAGGTGGAG GTGCCGCGAGAGGCGCTGGAGCCCACCCTGCCCACGCTGCCCCCCTCGGGTGAGTGATGTGGGGCAGCTgcggggtggctgtggggcgctatggggcagcCATGGGGTGCTATGGGTCGCTATGGGTCCCGCTGCCCCAGAGGTGTCcgtggagctgctggaggaggagaccCGGCTGCTGCCCCCCGAGGAGCGACGGTGa
- the LOC137677564 gene encoding TERF1-interacting nuclear factor 2 isoform X2, with the protein MAGKGIRRRSPAPAPPPAAALRLALAGAWRALRGRSPAQFPRVLGLLEAVGRAAPGAVTFLHGARLRLGLRAAVVVWMLREAEPDGKILDAVDTFFPEGEPLPGHAHAAPRELEMVAEAQESFREMALELLGDRARREAYLQGPAEREYGERFLAALEGLLYEFLRRVESGLPPPEIDQLHELLWRHAPSGPRPPGQPILSQYLCDMGHAGQLPRPLAARAPPTRVQRQRLGGGRAATEKGPDPTHFRPRPAPPRR; encoded by the exons ATGGCGGGAAAAGGCATCCG GAGGAGGAGCccggcgccggccccgccccccgccgcggcgctGCGGTTGGCCCTGGCGGGGGCGTGGCGCGCGCTGCGGGGGCGGAGCCCGGCCCAGTTCCcgcgggtgctggggctgctggaggccGTGGGGCGGGCGGCCCCCGGCGCCGTGACCTTCCTGCACGGCGCCCGCCTGCGCCTCGGCCTGCGCGCCGCC GTGGTGGTCTGGATGCTGCGGGAGGCGGAGCCCGACGGGAAGATCCTGGACGCCGTCGACACCTTCTTCCCCGAGGGGGAGCCGCTGCCCGGCCACGCCCACGCC GCCCCCCGGGAGCTGGAGATGGTGGCGGAGGCGCAGGAGAGCTTCCGGGAGATGGCGCTGGAGCTGCTGGGCGACCGCGCGCGCCGCGAGGCCTACCTGCAG ggCCCGGCGGAGCGGGAGTACGGGGAGCGGTTCCTGGCGGCGCTCGAGGGGCTCCTGTACGAGTTCCTGCGGCGGGTGGAGAGCGGGCTGCCCCCCCCCGAGATAGACCAG cTCCATGAGCTGCTCTGGAGACACGCCCCCTccgggccccgcccccccggccAGCCAATCCTGAGCCAGTACCTGTGCGACATGGGCCACGCCG GTCAGTTGCCCCGCCCCCTGGCTGCCAGAGCCCCGCCCACACG CGTTCAGAGGCAGCGACTCGGAGGAGGACGGGCGGCCACGGAGAAAG gtCCGGACCCGACCCATTTccgccctcgccccgccccccccc gacgCTGA
- the REC8 gene encoding meiotic recombination protein REC8 homolog isoform X1, giving the protein MFYYPEVLQRHTGCFGTIWLAATCSSRVRRGEYLGVDVPRTCAAVEAFVSGRGGWEEPPPPPRGAAPPVLPVPGGAAGAGAGAGLRAAVPAAARGDHAGAGAAEPGANDPQHRHGPPPGAAAGARRPGADGGAGAGARPLLRGDGAGAAQPHGAAPGAAAAGGAAPPRGDPAPPGAPPGGVPRTHHAAGARAHRPAGARGGAAGGDGAGAGAAGGGGGGAAGPRCGHLGGTWGAGGGTWGAQGPPRVPAPQRRSPGPTVEEVPEVPAPPPPVALIPPEELPLPPLPPEVVPPRRRRPPHIDPQPQIPHEEFRAQLQRPHAHCRDLVLLEPPHRRRRPPRELLRAPTSGEPRGGCWGSRPHIYGSQPHIYGSQPHTPPLPHSLAAPRVTGPVGPLRPPAPRAPRAPPGAAQRGGGAARGAGAHPAHAAPLGGVRGAAGGGDPAAAPRGATVRGGLGGTCGAGGAVVGLGGHLWGSP; this is encoded by the exons cgCGGCGGTGGAGGCGTTCGTGAGCGGCCGTGGGGGCTGGGAggagccgcccccccccccccggggcgcCGCCCCCCCGGTGCTCCCTGTACCTGGCGgcgcagctggggctggggctggcgcGGGTCTACGAGCGGCAGTGCCGGCTGCTGCTCG AGGAGACCACGCAGGTGCTGGTGCGGCTGAGCCGGGTGCAAATGATCCTCAACATCGACATGGGCCCCCCCCGGGG gctgcagctggtgcCCGACGCCCGGGAGCAGATGGCGGCGCTGGAGCTGGCGCCCGACCCCTTCTTCGGGGTGATGGTGCCggggctgcccagccccacggcGCTGCCCCAG GTGCGgcggctgctggaggagctgccccCCCCCGAGGAGATCCCGCCCCCCCCGG CGCCCCCCCTGGAGGTGTCCCCCGAACGCATCACGCTGCGGGAGCCAGAGCCCATCGTCCTGCCGGAGCTCGAG gaggagctgccgGAGGTGACGGCgcgggagctggagctgctggcggAGGTGGAGGCGGAGCTGCCGGTCCCCGGTGCGGGCACTTGGGGGGCacttggggggctggggggggcactTGGGGGGCTCAGGGCCCCCCCCgggtcccagccccacagcgtCGCTCTCCCGGCCCCACAGTGGAGGAAGTCCCAGAGGTGCcggcgccgcccccgcccgtGG CCCTGATACCCCCCGAGgagctgccgctgccgccgctgccccctGAG gtcGTCCccccccggcgccgccgcccgccccacATCGACCCCCAGCCCCAGATCCCCCACGAGGAGTTCCGGGCCCAGCTCCAGCGGCCCCACGCCCACTGCCGGGACCTG gtgctgctggagcCGCCCCACaggcgccgccgccccccgagGGAGCTGCTGCGCGCCCCGACCAGCGGTGAGCCccggggggggtgctgggggtcccggCCCCACATCTATgggtcccagccccacatctatgggtcccagccccacacgccgcccctgccccacagcctggcTGCCCCCCGAGTTACGGGGCCTGTGGGACCGctgcgcccgcccgccccccgcgccccccgcgccccccccggAGCTGCCCAGCGAGGTGGAG GTGCCGCGAGAGGCGCTGGAGCCCACCCTGCCCACGCTGCCCCCCTCGG AGGTGTCcgtggagctgctggaggaggagaccCGGCTGCTGCCCCCCGAGGAGCGACGGTGagggggggcttggggggcacttgtggggctgggggggcagttgtggggctgggggggcacttgtggggcagcccctga
- the LOC137677564 gene encoding TERF1-interacting nuclear factor 2 isoform X3 yields the protein MAGKGIRRRSPAPAPPPAAALRLALAGAWRALRGRSPAQFPRVLGLLEAVGRAAPGAVTFLHGARLRLGLRAAVVVWMLREAEPDGKILDAVDTFFPEGEPLPGHAHAAPRELEMVAEAQESFREMALELLGDRARREAYLQGPAEREYGERFLAALEGLLYEFLRRVESGLPPPEIDQVSCPAPWLPEPRPHGRSSAPDGGSFPSGRPHWRSEAATRRRTGGHGERSGPDPFPPSPRPPRR from the exons ATGGCGGGAAAAGGCATCCG GAGGAGGAGCccggcgccggccccgccccccgccgcggcgctGCGGTTGGCCCTGGCGGGGGCGTGGCGCGCGCTGCGGGGGCGGAGCCCGGCCCAGTTCCcgcgggtgctggggctgctggaggccGTGGGGCGGGCGGCCCCCGGCGCCGTGACCTTCCTGCACGGCGCCCGCCTGCGCCTCGGCCTGCGCGCCGCC GTGGTGGTCTGGATGCTGCGGGAGGCGGAGCCCGACGGGAAGATCCTGGACGCCGTCGACACCTTCTTCCCCGAGGGGGAGCCGCTGCCCGGCCACGCCCACGCC GCCCCCCGGGAGCTGGAGATGGTGGCGGAGGCGCAGGAGAGCTTCCGGGAGATGGCGCTGGAGCTGCTGGGCGACCGCGCGCGCCGCGAGGCCTACCTGCAG ggCCCGGCGGAGCGGGAGTACGGGGAGCGGTTCCTGGCGGCGCTCGAGGGGCTCCTGTACGAGTTCCTGCGGCGGGTGGAGAGCGGGCTGCCCCCCCCCGAGATAGACCAG GTCAGTTGCCCCGCCCCCTGGCTGCCAGAGCCCCGCCCACACG GCCGAAGCTCCGCCCCAGACGGAGGCTCCTTCCCCTCAGGCCGCCCCCATTGG CGTTCAGAGGCAGCGACTCGGAGGAGGACGGGCGGCCACGGAGAAAG gtCCGGACCCGACCCATTTccgccctcgccccgcccccccc gacgCTGA
- the REC8 gene encoding meiotic recombination protein REC8 homolog isoform X5 yields the protein MFYYPEVLQRHTGCFGTIWLAATCSSRVRRGEYLGVDVPRTCAAVEAFVSGRGGWEEPPPPPRGAAPPVLPVPGGAAGAGAGAGLRAAVPAAARGDHAGAGAAEPGANDPQHRHGPPPGAAAGARRPGADGGAGAGARPLLRGDGAGAAQPHGAAPGAAAAGGAAPPRGDPAPPGAPPGGVPRTHHAAGARAHRPAGARGGAAGGDGAGAGAAGGGGGGAAGPRCGHLGGTWGAGGGTWGAQGPPRVPAPQRRSPGPTVEEVPEVPAPPPPVALIPPEELPLPPLPPEVVPPRRRRPPHIDPQPQIPHEEFRAQLQRPHAHCRDLVLLEPPHRRRRPPRELLRAPTSGAARGAGAHPAHAAPLGGVRGAAGGGDPAAAPRGATVRGGLGGTCGAGGAVVGLGGHLWGSP from the exons cgCGGCGGTGGAGGCGTTCGTGAGCGGCCGTGGGGGCTGGGAggagccgcccccccccccccggggcgcCGCCCCCCCGGTGCTCCCTGTACCTGGCGgcgcagctggggctggggctggcgcGGGTCTACGAGCGGCAGTGCCGGCTGCTGCTCG AGGAGACCACGCAGGTGCTGGTGCGGCTGAGCCGGGTGCAAATGATCCTCAACATCGACATGGGCCCCCCCCGGGG gctgcagctggtgcCCGACGCCCGGGAGCAGATGGCGGCGCTGGAGCTGGCGCCCGACCCCTTCTTCGGGGTGATGGTGCCggggctgcccagccccacggcGCTGCCCCAG GTGCGgcggctgctggaggagctgccccCCCCCGAGGAGATCCCGCCCCCCCCGG CGCCCCCCCTGGAGGTGTCCCCCGAACGCATCACGCTGCGGGAGCCAGAGCCCATCGTCCTGCCGGAGCTCGAG gaggagctgccgGAGGTGACGGCgcgggagctggagctgctggcggAGGTGGAGGCGGAGCTGCCGGTCCCCGGTGCGGGCACTTGGGGGGCacttggggggctggggggggcactTGGGGGGCTCAGGGCCCCCCCCgggtcccagccccacagcgtCGCTCTCCCGGCCCCACAGTGGAGGAAGTCCCAGAGGTGCcggcgccgcccccgcccgtGG CCCTGATACCCCCCGAGgagctgccgctgccgccgctgccccctGAG gtcGTCCccccccggcgccgccgcccgccccacATCGACCCCCAGCCCCAGATCCCCCACGAGGAGTTCCGGGCCCAGCTCCAGCGGCCCCACGCCCACTGCCGGGACCTG gtgctgctggagcCGCCCCACaggcgccgccgccccccgagGGAGCTGCTGCGCGCCCCGACCAGCG GTGCCGCGAGAGGCGCTGGAGCCCACCCTGCCCACGCTGCCCCCCTCGG AGGTGTCcgtggagctgctggaggaggagaccCGGCTGCTGCCCCCCGAGGAGCGACGGTGagggggggcttggggggcacttgtggggctgggggggcagttgtggggctgggggggcacttgtggggcagcccctga